Proteins from a genomic interval of Methanofollis formosanus:
- the hemL gene encoding glutamate-1-semialdehyde 2,1-aminomutase, with protein MKSSELFEEAKTMMPGGVSSPVRAIRPYPFYTAGGHGPFIKTVDGCELIDCCLGYGPLILGHAHETVRRAIEEQVTEGWLYGTPCPQELDLARRVIDDHPSIDMVRFVSSGSEATMAAIRLARAATGRQDVIKIEGGFHGAHDAVLVKAGSGATTMGVPDSAGIVADLVKHTRQVAYNDLEALESVLSSSEDIAALIIEPVMGNVGPVLPEEGYLQEVRRLTEEHDVLLIFDEVITGYRLGIGGAQKYFGVTPDLTTLGKIIGGGLPVGAFGGRKDLMEQVAPQGPVYQAGTFSGNPLTMAAGAAALTWLHDHPETYRTLDEGTRAIGDTCEDAHAGGSFVRIGSIFKYFFRPEAPRNYAEAKESDTARFATFWEKMLAHGVFLPPSQFETEFISAAHTDEIIEHIADHYSTCLSE; from the coding sequence GTGAAGAGCAGTGAACTCTTTGAAGAAGCAAAAACGATGATGCCCGGCGGGGTCTCGAGCCCGGTCAGGGCGATCCGGCCCTACCCCTTCTACACTGCAGGAGGACACGGGCCGTTCATCAAGACGGTGGACGGATGCGAACTCATCGACTGCTGTCTGGGCTACGGGCCCCTCATCCTGGGCCATGCCCATGAGACGGTCCGCCGTGCGATCGAGGAGCAGGTGACCGAAGGGTGGCTGTACGGCACCCCCTGCCCGCAGGAACTCGACCTTGCCAGGCGGGTCATCGATGACCACCCGTCCATCGATATGGTCCGCTTTGTCTCGAGCGGGTCGGAAGCGACGATGGCGGCGATCAGGCTCGCCCGCGCCGCCACCGGCAGACAGGACGTCATCAAGATCGAGGGCGGGTTCCATGGCGCCCACGACGCCGTTCTGGTGAAGGCGGGTTCAGGGGCGACGACGATGGGCGTCCCGGACTCTGCAGGCATCGTCGCCGACCTGGTGAAACATACCAGGCAGGTGGCGTACAACGACCTCGAAGCCCTGGAGAGCGTCCTCTCCTCCTCGGAGGATATCGCGGCGCTCATCATCGAACCGGTGATGGGCAATGTCGGCCCGGTCCTGCCTGAGGAAGGGTATCTCCAGGAGGTGCGCAGACTCACCGAAGAACACGACGTCCTCCTCATCTTCGACGAGGTGATCACCGGGTACCGCCTCGGGATCGGCGGGGCGCAGAAATATTTCGGGGTCACCCCTGACCTCACCACCCTGGGCAAGATCATCGGCGGCGGCCTCCCGGTCGGCGCCTTCGGCGGACGAAAGGATCTGATGGAACAGGTCGCCCCGCAGGGCCCGGTCTACCAGGCCGGCACCTTCAGCGGCAACCCGCTCACCATGGCGGCCGGCGCCGCCGCCCTCACATGGCTCCACGACCACCCCGAGACCTACCGGACCCTCGACGAGGGGACGCGGGCGATCGGGGACACTTGCGAGGACGCCCATGCCGGCGGGTCCTTCGTCAGGATCGGGTCGATCTTCAAGTACTTCTTCAGACCCGAAGCACCGAGGAACTACGCCGAGGCAAAGGAGAGCGACACCGCACGGTTCGCTACCTTCTGGGAGAAGATGCTCGCACACGGCGTCTTCCTCCCGCCCTCCCAGTTCGAGACCGAGTTCATCTCGGCCGCGCACACCGACGAGATCATCGAACACATCGCAGACCACTACAGCACATGTCTCTCAGAATAG
- the hemC gene encoding hydroxymethylbilane synthase, giving the protein MSLRIGTRGSKLALVQTERACKALNDLGIEVETAVIRTKGDAETGVPLHEVGGQGIFVRALDEAIIDGTIDAAVHSMKDIPAQRPRGVVTGAVLTRDAPEDFLAHEMRINKVQVIGTASTRRRAQLLRHDPEIEVKQLRGNVETRLRKMQEGEYDAIVLARAGLDRLGYKVKGERLPVSKFVPSPNQGAIAVVCRNDPEIIEQISALNDPRTRMDVGIERIVMQEVGGGCFTPQGIYCRDGHLIAEVLSLDGQREVRIEEDISTPEEAEEYGRHLKREASDLIREAYKQLGLVL; this is encoded by the coding sequence ATGTCTCTCAGAATAGGCACACGGGGCAGCAAACTCGCCCTCGTCCAGACCGAACGGGCCTGCAAGGCACTGAACGATCTGGGCATCGAGGTCGAGACCGCTGTCATCAGGACGAAAGGCGACGCGGAAACCGGAGTACCGCTCCACGAGGTCGGGGGGCAGGGCATCTTTGTCAGGGCCCTCGACGAGGCGATCATCGACGGGACCATCGACGCCGCCGTCCACTCGATGAAGGACATCCCGGCCCAGCGGCCGCGCGGCGTCGTCACCGGCGCGGTGCTCACCCGCGACGCTCCCGAAGACTTCCTGGCCCACGAGATGCGGATCAACAAAGTCCAGGTGATCGGGACCGCCTCGACACGGCGGCGGGCGCAACTTCTCAGGCACGACCCCGAGATCGAGGTGAAACAGCTCCGCGGCAACGTGGAGACGCGCCTGCGCAAGATGCAGGAGGGGGAGTACGACGCCATCGTCCTTGCCAGGGCCGGACTGGACCGTCTCGGCTACAAGGTAAAGGGCGAACGCCTCCCGGTTTCAAAGTTCGTCCCCTCGCCCAACCAGGGCGCGATCGCTGTCGTCTGCAGGAACGACCCCGAGATCATCGAGCAGATCAGCGCCCTCAACGACCCCCGGACCCGAATGGACGTCGGGATCGAGCGGATCGTGATGCAGGAGGTCGGCGGCGGGTGCTTCACGCCGCAGGGCATCTACTGCAGGGACGGCCATCTCATCGCCGAAGTGCTCTCCCTCGACGGGCAGAGGGAGGTCAGGATCGAGGAGGACATCTCGACTCCCGAAGAGGCGGAAGAGTACGGGCGGCACCTGAAGCGGGAGGCGAGCGACCTCATCAGAGAGGCGTACAAACAACTGGGGCTGGTCCTGTGA
- the cobA gene encoding uroporphyrinogen-III C-methyltransferase has translation MSGKVTLVGSGPGGLGLLTTRGREAIDAAEVVLYDQLPGEEILSTLPEGAEQIDCGKHGGDHTLEQDEIEALMVERARQGKRVVRLKGGDPFLFGRGGEEMETLRAQGIEVEVVPGITSAIAVPEAVGIPVTHRRFASQVTILTGHEDPTKGESALDWQLLAKSRGTIVVLMGVRNLPKIAAALITNGKDPDTPVAIIERGMRPDQQVTTGPLGEIADRARQRGVKPPAVIVIGEVAGLYDGTTVYRP, from the coding sequence GTGAGTGGGAAAGTCACGCTGGTAGGGTCAGGCCCCGGCGGCCTCGGTCTTCTCACGACCAGGGGGCGCGAGGCGATCGACGCCGCGGAGGTCGTCCTCTACGATCAACTCCCCGGCGAAGAGATCCTCAGCACCCTCCCTGAGGGTGCCGAACAGATCGACTGCGGCAAGCACGGCGGGGACCACACCCTTGAGCAGGACGAGATCGAGGCCCTGATGGTCGAGCGGGCACGGCAGGGCAAACGCGTCGTCAGGCTCAAGGGCGGCGACCCCTTCCTCTTCGGCCGGGGCGGGGAAGAGATGGAGACCCTGCGGGCGCAGGGGATCGAGGTCGAGGTCGTCCCTGGCATCACCTCCGCGATCGCCGTCCCCGAGGCCGTCGGGATCCCGGTGACTCACCGGCGCTTCGCCTCCCAGGTGACGATTCTCACCGGGCACGAGGACCCGACCAAAGGGGAGTCGGCCCTGGACTGGCAACTCCTGGCAAAGAGCAGAGGGACGATCGTGGTGCTGATGGGAGTGAGGAATCTCCCGAAGATCGCCGCCGCCCTCATCACCAACGGCAAGGACCCGGATACGCCGGTGGCTATCATCGAGCGGGGGATGCGGCCCGACCAGCAGGTGACGACCGGGCCGCTCGGGGAGATCGCCGACCGCGCCCGTCAGCGCGGGGTGAAGCCCCCGGCGGTCATCGTCATCGGCGAGGTCGCCGGGCTGTACGACGGCACAACGGTCTACCGGCCCTGA
- a CDS encoding SAF domain-containing protein yields MYRGGETGDPLRVGVVGTGFIARGFMMALGGQEGMVPGPVLTRRASDGLSGLPKNFKPTNAVEDLIEGSDLVVECSGHVLHATEVIEEVMAAGLPVVTMDAETQVTTGSYFAKKGVFSEAEGDQPGCIAALREEALQMGFVPLVYGNIKGYLNHNPTPEEMDYWGKKQGISLDKVTSFTDGTKVQVEQALVANGLGAGIIRPGLLGPGTQDLTAGAEVLAETAILAGEPVSDFILSPGAPAGVFIAALHDDRFKGYLSNFKMGEGPVYTLIRNFHLCNLEITKTIRRIADGGEPLLNNGPAPAISVATIAKTDLQPGQEIRQGMGSFAVRGSTVRTAEIPEHVPIGLVYDAKVRRKVKAGSVLTWDDLEIPESRAREIWLELQGR; encoded by the coding sequence ATGTACAGGGGGGGAGAGACTGGCGACCCGCTACGGGTAGGTGTCGTCGGGACGGGCTTCATCGCCCGCGGATTTATGATGGCGCTCGGAGGGCAGGAGGGGATGGTCCCGGGTCCGGTCCTGACTCGCAGGGCGTCTGACGGCCTTTCAGGCCTGCCAAAAAATTTCAAGCCGACGAATGCCGTCGAAGACCTCATAGAAGGTTCCGACCTGGTGGTGGAGTGCTCGGGCCACGTCCTCCATGCGACCGAGGTGATCGAGGAGGTGATGGCCGCCGGCCTCCCGGTGGTCACGATGGATGCGGAGACGCAGGTGACCACGGGATCGTATTTCGCGAAGAAAGGAGTATTTTCTGAGGCCGAAGGCGATCAGCCCGGATGCATCGCCGCGCTGCGGGAGGAGGCCCTCCAGATGGGTTTCGTGCCTCTGGTCTATGGGAACATCAAGGGATACCTCAACCACAATCCTACGCCCGAGGAGATGGACTACTGGGGGAAGAAGCAGGGGATCAGCCTGGACAAGGTCACTTCCTTCACCGACGGGACGAAGGTTCAGGTCGAGCAGGCACTGGTGGCCAACGGACTGGGCGCCGGGATCATCAGGCCCGGCCTTCTCGGACCCGGCACCCAGGATCTGACGGCCGGTGCGGAGGTGCTCGCCGAGACGGCGATCCTTGCCGGGGAACCGGTGAGTGACTTTATTCTCTCCCCGGGCGCGCCCGCCGGGGTTTTCATCGCTGCCCTCCACGACGACCGGTTCAAAGGGTATCTCAGCAACTTCAAGATGGGGGAGGGGCCGGTGTACACCCTGATCAGGAACTTCCATCTCTGCAACCTGGAGATCACAAAGACCATCAGACGGATCGCCGACGGGGGAGAACCGCTCCTGAATAACGGCCCGGCCCCGGCGATCTCGGTAGCGACCATCGCGAAGACCGATCTCCAACCCGGCCAGGAGATCCGGCAGGGGATGGGAAGTTTTGCGGTGCGCGGGAGCACGGTCAGGACGGCCGAGATCCCGGAGCATGTCCCGATCGGACTGGTCTACGACGCAAAAGTGAGAAGAAAAGTGAAGGCCGGGTCGGTCCTCACCTGGGACGACCTCGAGATCCCTGAGAGCCGGGCCAGAGAGATCTGGCTGGAACTTCAGGGCCGGTAG
- a CDS encoding dTDP-4-dehydrorhamnose 3,5-epimerase family protein, translating into MIDGVKTKPLQFVPDERGRLMEIIRCDDECFKQFGQVYMTTSYPGVVKAWHCHHLQTDNICCVKGMIKLALYDAREDSPTFGQVDEFFFGEHAPILLTVPPYVYHGWKCISEDESIIISTPTEPYNREQPDEYRLPADSPEIPYDWLLLPGRRNG; encoded by the coding sequence ATGATCGACGGTGTAAAGACAAAGCCCCTGCAGTTCGTACCTGACGAGCGGGGGAGGTTGATGGAGATCATCAGGTGCGATGATGAGTGTTTCAAACAGTTCGGGCAGGTCTATATGACCACCAGTTACCCGGGCGTGGTGAAGGCGTGGCATTGCCACCATCTTCAGACCGACAATATCTGCTGTGTGAAAGGAATGATCAAACTCGCTCTCTACGATGCCCGTGAGGATTCCCCGACCTTCGGCCAGGTGGACGAATTCTTCTTCGGCGAACACGCGCCCATTCTTCTCACGGTTCCGCCCTATGTCTACCACGGGTGGAAGTGCATCTCTGAGGACGAGTCGATCATCATCTCGACCCCCACCGAGCCGTACAACCGCGAACAGCCCGACGAATACCGCCTCCCGGCCGACTCCCCGGAGATCCCGTACGACTGGCTCCTTCTGCCGGGGCGTCGGAACGGCTAA